The DNA segment AGTTTACCCTGGCCACTTTCTGGCACAGCCTGGCTAGATGCATCGGCTGTCGTGGTGTTCGCGGTCTGTCCTGCGGTCTGAGCGGTTGGCTGAGGATTGTTATCCGTTTGCCATGCTTGCCAGATCATGAAAGACACGAACAGCAGAGCGATGAGGAGTAGATTGCGTTGCGAATCCATCTTAATGTTCTCTGTTATCGTCAGTTTTCGGCGGCACGGGATCATCACCACCTGGGTTCAATGGGTGGCATTTTAATACGCGTTTCAGTGTCAACCAACTGCCTTTTATCATCCCAAACCTGCTCAATGCCTCAATTCCGTACTGTGAGCA comes from the Hafnia alvei genome and includes:
- the yidD gene encoding membrane protein insertion efficiency factor YidD, which codes for MASSLSASSRILIKLIRGYQLFISPLLGPHCRFRPTCSQYGIEALSRFGMIKGSWLTLKRVLKCHPLNPGGDDPVPPKTDDNREH